A single window of Thalassoroseus pseudoceratinae DNA harbors:
- a CDS encoding ABC transporter ATP-binding protein, with translation MYQLQSVTHTYQRRNQTVTALSNVTLDIPGNDFMAVVGPSGSGKTTLLSVLGGMLAPTSGQISLDGESMYDLSIAKRAALRQQTIGFVFQSFNLIPWLTACQNVQVPLMLCGKSPKEQRDRAMELLDRVGLSDRTDHRPPELSQGQQQRVALARTLANDPQVILADEPTGNLDAETRVQVMEYLAEFHNDGRTIVMVTHDAQTASFAKRTIRLVAGVVEEAEQSEAA, from the coding sequence ATGTACCAGCTTCAATCAGTCACACATACCTACCAGCGTCGCAACCAAACTGTGACAGCTCTTAGCAACGTGACCCTCGACATCCCCGGAAATGACTTCATGGCCGTGGTCGGACCGAGCGGCAGCGGAAAAACGACGTTGCTATCGGTGTTGGGCGGCATGTTGGCTCCGACATCGGGGCAGATCTCTCTCGATGGCGAGTCGATGTATGACCTCTCAATCGCGAAACGAGCCGCATTGCGACAGCAAACGATTGGATTTGTGTTCCAGTCCTTCAATCTGATTCCGTGGCTGACAGCCTGCCAGAACGTGCAGGTTCCATTGATGCTCTGCGGAAAATCGCCCAAAGAGCAACGCGACCGAGCGATGGAATTGCTGGATCGGGTTGGGCTTTCGGATCGGACCGACCATCGTCCACCGGAATTGAGCCAAGGGCAACAGCAACGAGTGGCCCTCGCTCGCACGTTGGCCAATGATCCTCAAGTCATTTTGGCTGACGAGCCCACCGGAAATCTCGATGCCGAAACCCGTGTGCAAGTCATGGAATACCTCGCCGAATTCCACAATGACGGGCGAACGATTGTGATGGTCACTCACGATGCCCAAACCGCCAGCTTCGCCAAGCGGACTATTCGGCTCGTGGCTGGAGTGGTCGAGGAAGCCGAACAATCGGAAGCCGCGTAA
- a CDS encoding heavy metal translocating P-type ATPase, with protein sequence MNSSQELFKFKVHGLCCAEEVALLKREVGRVVGNEDRIGFDILNGTMSVQPGAVEASADDITEAVSRTGMRAEVLRQDEPVTSSKRFWDGPGRNFLTVISGLFGLAGFLTHVWLSGGAQAAFGSEGMGMTHHVPPASKVLYAVGIAAGIWLVLPKAWFALRRVRPDMNLLMVVAVSGAVAINEWFEAAVVVFLFSASLALESWSVGRARRAIAALMDLAPPTACIRRDDGTEVHVPPEEVSVGTLFIVRPGEKLPLDGYVVHGSSNVNQSPITGESIPVVKQPGDTVFAGTVNGDGALEIECTKPAQDTTLAHIIRMVGEAQSRRAPAEQWVEKFARIYTPIVMGLAATVLIAGPLLFDGVWSEWLYRSLVLLVIACPCALVISTPVSIVASLAAAARNGVLIKGGVYVEAPARLDAIALDKTGTLTEGTPTVGGVVPLDDHTETELLERASALEARSDHPLARAIVDYARDREVTIQPVEDFQIVPGKGAVGRLNNKRYWLGSHRYLQEQGQETAEVCEQLEALSKSGQSVVVIGNDEHVCGFISLADTVRPAANDTLQALRETGIRHLVMLTGDNQQTAEAVAQELHLDEVHAELLPEGKVHVVETLVGKFGGVAMVGDGVNDAPALARASIGIAMGAAGSDAAIETADIALMSDDLAKLPWLIRHSRRTLRIIRQNIGFSLAVKVIFVLLTFSGYTSLWAAIAADAGTSLLVIFNGLRLLKIN encoded by the coding sequence ATGAACTCCTCGCAAGAACTGTTTAAGTTCAAAGTTCATGGCTTATGCTGTGCTGAGGAAGTTGCGTTGCTCAAGCGTGAGGTCGGTCGCGTTGTCGGCAACGAGGACCGAATCGGTTTCGATATTCTCAACGGTACGATGTCAGTGCAACCGGGGGCCGTCGAAGCTTCCGCGGACGACATCACGGAAGCGGTCTCTCGGACCGGAATGCGTGCCGAGGTTCTGCGTCAAGATGAACCAGTTACAAGCTCAAAACGTTTTTGGGACGGACCTGGTCGGAACTTCCTCACGGTAATTAGTGGCCTGTTCGGATTAGCGGGGTTTCTGACTCACGTTTGGTTGTCTGGAGGTGCCCAAGCGGCGTTCGGCTCCGAAGGCATGGGGATGACACATCACGTCCCACCGGCCTCGAAGGTGCTGTATGCCGTGGGAATCGCTGCGGGGATTTGGTTGGTCCTTCCCAAAGCATGGTTCGCATTGCGTCGCGTTCGCCCCGACATGAATCTGCTGATGGTTGTGGCCGTTTCGGGAGCGGTTGCCATCAATGAATGGTTCGAGGCCGCGGTGGTCGTGTTTCTGTTCTCGGCGTCTTTGGCATTGGAGTCGTGGAGCGTTGGTCGAGCACGTCGAGCCATCGCCGCTCTCATGGACTTAGCGCCTCCGACCGCATGCATTCGCCGCGACGATGGCACCGAAGTCCACGTTCCGCCTGAGGAAGTATCTGTCGGCACGTTATTCATCGTGCGACCCGGCGAGAAGTTGCCGTTGGATGGATACGTCGTCCATGGTTCGAGCAATGTCAACCAGTCTCCGATCACCGGAGAGAGCATCCCGGTCGTCAAACAGCCGGGTGACACCGTGTTCGCGGGAACGGTCAATGGCGATGGTGCTTTGGAAATCGAATGCACCAAGCCCGCGCAGGACACGACGTTGGCTCACATCATTCGCATGGTGGGAGAAGCCCAGTCCCGCCGAGCACCTGCCGAACAGTGGGTCGAAAAGTTCGCTCGCATCTACACACCGATCGTGATGGGACTCGCCGCCACTGTTCTGATCGCAGGTCCGCTGCTATTCGATGGCGTGTGGTCGGAATGGCTTTATCGGTCGCTCGTTTTGCTTGTCATCGCGTGTCCGTGTGCGTTGGTCATCTCGACGCCAGTGAGTATCGTTGCCTCGTTGGCCGCCGCTGCTCGGAACGGGGTTCTCATCAAAGGTGGTGTCTACGTCGAAGCACCGGCTCGGTTGGATGCTATTGCACTCGACAAAACCGGGACATTGACCGAGGGCACGCCAACGGTTGGAGGTGTTGTGCCGCTTGACGACCACACCGAAACGGAACTGTTGGAACGTGCGTCTGCGTTGGAAGCGCGCAGCGATCATCCGTTGGCAAGAGCCATCGTTGACTATGCCCGAGACCGTGAGGTGACGATTCAACCTGTGGAAGACTTTCAGATCGTTCCCGGCAAAGGAGCCGTCGGTCGATTGAACAACAAACGCTATTGGCTGGGCTCGCATCGGTATTTGCAGGAGCAAGGCCAAGAAACCGCGGAGGTTTGTGAGCAGTTGGAGGCTCTCTCCAAGAGTGGCCAAAGCGTGGTTGTCATTGGAAACGACGAGCATGTGTGTGGCTTCATTTCGCTAGCCGACACCGTGCGACCGGCGGCCAATGATACACTGCAAGCGTTACGAGAAACCGGTATCCGCCATCTCGTCATGCTCACCGGCGACAACCAACAGACGGCAGAAGCCGTTGCTCAAGAACTTCATCTGGATGAGGTCCATGCCGAGTTGCTCCCTGAGGGAAAGGTTCACGTCGTCGAGACACTGGTCGGCAAATTTGGCGGCGTTGCGATGGTTGGTGACGGTGTGAACGATGCACCCGCGTTGGCACGGGCCAGCATTGGAATTGCGATGGGGGCCGCGGGAAGTGATGCGGCCATCGAAACCGCCGATATCGCCTTAATGTCCGATGATCTCGCGAAGTTACCTTGGCTGATCCGGCACTCACGACGAACGCTCCGCATCATCCGTCAGAATATCGGT